A genomic segment from Pollutimonas thiosulfatoxidans encodes:
- a CDS encoding glycosyltransferase family 9 protein, which yields MMAALSIWDPPPRRIAVFRALNLGDLLCSMPAFRALRRAFPAAHITLVGLESARPVVARYSEYIDDLELFPGDPAFPEQPARPAALPAFYRRMRSRAYDLVLQMHGSGAQSNAIVQSMATKRWAGFVPDAQSQAPGQLMAWPDDQHEVQRYLSLLTWLGLQASDSAMEFPLEPADHEAADRIAADCGVNPDVTIFVHPGARLPSRRWPVERFAAVANALGSEGWRIAITGSPDESGLVRSLLSALTVPATNLCAATTLGALASLLSRGRLLSCNDTGISHIAAAVQLPSVVIASGSDVARWAPQDKQRHVVLHHPVACRPCGYWECPVGHVCARAITVEQVVERARHKLNWSAT from the coding sequence ATGATGGCCGCCCTGTCGATTTGGGATCCACCACCCCGGCGCATAGCCGTGTTCCGGGCCCTGAACCTGGGCGATCTCCTGTGCAGCATGCCGGCGTTCCGGGCCCTGCGCCGCGCGTTTCCCGCTGCCCATATCACGCTGGTCGGGCTGGAGAGCGCGCGCCCGGTGGTGGCGCGCTACAGCGAATATATCGACGACCTCGAGCTCTTTCCAGGGGATCCTGCCTTTCCCGAACAGCCCGCCAGGCCGGCAGCGCTACCGGCGTTCTATCGACGCATGCGATCGCGCGCCTACGATCTTGTGCTGCAGATGCATGGCAGCGGCGCACAATCCAACGCCATCGTGCAATCCATGGCGACCAAGCGGTGGGCGGGCTTCGTGCCCGATGCCCAATCGCAAGCGCCGGGCCAACTGATGGCTTGGCCCGATGATCAGCACGAGGTGCAGCGCTATCTTTCTTTGTTGACATGGCTGGGGCTGCAGGCCAGCGACTCGGCCATGGAGTTTCCCCTGGAACCGGCCGATCATGAGGCTGCCGACCGCATTGCTGCGGACTGTGGCGTGAACCCGGACGTGACGATATTCGTTCATCCGGGCGCTCGCCTGCCATCGCGACGGTGGCCGGTCGAGCGCTTTGCTGCCGTGGCGAACGCGCTTGGGAGCGAGGGCTGGCGTATTGCCATAACGGGTAGCCCGGATGAGTCCGGGCTGGTCCGCAGCCTCTTGTCGGCCCTCACCGTGCCGGCAACGAACCTGTGTGCGGCCACGACCTTGGGCGCCCTGGCCAGTTTATTAAGCCGGGGGCGGCTGCTGAGTTGCAACGACACGGGCATCTCGCACATTGCTGCGGCCGTACAGCTGCCCAGTGTGGTCATCGCCTCGGGCAGCGACGTGGCGCGGTGGGCGCCTCAGGACAAGCAACGCCATGTGGTCCTGCATCACCCGGTAGCGTGCAGACCTTGTGGCTATTGGGAGTGCCCGGTGGGGCACGTTTGTGCGCGGGCCATAACGGTGGAGCAGGTGGTCGAGCGTGCCCGGCACAAATTGAACTGGAGTGCCACATGA
- a CDS encoding UDP-glucuronic acid decarboxylase family protein, translating to MESQNARERILVAGGAGFLGSNLCRRLLREGHEVICLDSFLTGKRGNIADLMDQPRFSLLRHDVIEPIRYDLRPTQIYNFACPASPVQYQADPVHTLRTCVDGAYNLLELARRCKARILQASTSEVYGDPHMHPQPEAYRGNVNIVGLRSCYDEGKRCAETLFADYGRRKRVVVKIARIFNTYGPYMAPDDGRVVSNFIAQALNGRKLTIYGDGTQTRSLCYVDDLLDGLLRLMNSTELLRGPVNLGSPRECTIIDLARRIRRLTGADVSFEFRPLPSDDPVQRCPDILLARRQLGWQPTVSLDVGLRRTIDYFSGALKPARPDRPTFETAQGGYKAFSG from the coding sequence ATGGAATCGCAAAACGCTCGCGAGCGCATCCTGGTAGCCGGCGGCGCCGGTTTCCTGGGGTCCAACCTTTGCCGTCGTCTGCTGCGCGAAGGCCATGAGGTCATTTGCCTCGATAGTTTTCTTACCGGGAAGCGCGGCAACATTGCCGACCTGATGGACCAGCCCCGGTTTTCCTTGCTGCGCCACGATGTCATAGAGCCCATACGATACGACTTGCGGCCTACGCAAATCTACAACTTCGCTTGCCCGGCATCGCCGGTGCAGTATCAGGCAGACCCCGTCCATACCTTGCGTACCTGTGTGGACGGCGCCTATAACCTGCTGGAACTTGCTCGCCGCTGCAAGGCACGCATTCTGCAAGCCTCGACCAGCGAAGTCTACGGCGACCCTCACATGCATCCGCAACCGGAGGCTTACCGGGGCAATGTGAATATTGTGGGACTGCGCTCTTGCTACGACGAGGGCAAGCGCTGTGCTGAGACCCTGTTTGCAGATTATGGGCGGCGCAAGCGTGTGGTGGTCAAGATTGCCCGCATCTTCAATACTTATGGCCCGTATATGGCGCCCGACGATGGTCGGGTCGTGTCCAACTTCATCGCGCAGGCGCTGAATGGCCGCAAGCTCACCATATACGGCGACGGTACCCAGACGCGCTCCTTGTGCTATGTGGACGATCTGCTGGACGGTTTGCTGCGCCTGATGAACAGTACCGAGCTATTACGGGGTCCGGTCAACCTGGGCAGTCCGCGCGAGTGCACCATTATCGACCTGGCCCGCCGCATACGCCGTCTGACCGGGGCGGACGTTTCGTTCGAGTTTCGCCCCTTGCCTTCTGATGATCCGGTGCAACGTTGCCCCGATATCCTGCTGGCCCGCCGACAACTCGGCTGGCAGCCCACTGTCAGCCTCGACGTGGGCCTGCGCCGCACCATTGATTATTTCAGTGGAGCGCTCAAGCCAGCTCGGCCGGACCGGCCGACTTTCGAAACTGCTCAAGGCGGTTATAAAGCGTTTTCGGGCTGA
- a CDS encoding sigma-54 interaction domain-containing protein, whose product MISSSKTLGRSPAAFELARSIVKAAPTEASVLIIGESGTGKEIVARAIHQRSSRHDGPFVAVNCGAITPSLAESELFGHEKGSFTGASATTMGCFERAHPGTLFLDEITEMPLSMQVQLLRVLETGQYHRVGGSEQLKVNVRIVAATNRDPKEAVLAGSFRSDLLYRLAVFPIRVPPLRSRQSDIAYLAQRFLDELNTQEKTSKTFSAASIEHLENYNWPGNIRELKNTVTRAYILADDIIEIAPLSPVFRAPATEVNRGFLKIPVGTPLNSAQRSIIMATLEHYAGDKRRTALALGISPKTLYNRLEQFRKSAGPAELA is encoded by the coding sequence ATGATCTCATCGTCCAAGACCCTGGGGCGCTCCCCCGCCGCGTTTGAGCTTGCACGATCCATCGTCAAGGCAGCGCCTACCGAAGCCAGCGTGCTTATTATCGGCGAAAGCGGAACCGGCAAAGAAATCGTGGCCCGAGCAATCCATCAACGTAGCTCCAGGCACGATGGCCCCTTTGTCGCTGTCAACTGCGGCGCCATCACACCTTCGCTGGCCGAAAGCGAGCTGTTCGGACACGAGAAAGGCAGCTTTACCGGAGCCAGCGCAACCACCATGGGGTGCTTCGAGCGCGCGCATCCGGGCACCCTGTTTTTAGACGAAATCACCGAAATGCCCCTGTCCATGCAGGTGCAATTATTGCGGGTACTGGAGACCGGCCAATACCATCGCGTGGGTGGTTCAGAACAACTTAAGGTTAATGTGCGCATCGTTGCTGCCACTAATCGAGATCCCAAAGAAGCCGTTCTGGCAGGGTCCTTCCGTTCCGATTTGCTATACCGTCTGGCTGTGTTTCCCATACGGGTGCCGCCCTTGCGGTCGCGCCAGTCAGATATTGCCTACCTGGCCCAACGCTTCCTGGACGAGCTGAACACCCAAGAGAAGACCAGCAAAACTTTCTCTGCGGCCAGTATAGAGCACCTGGAAAACTACAATTGGCCGGGAAATATCCGCGAACTTAAAAACACCGTCACGCGTGCTTACATCCTGGCAGACGACATTATCGAGATCGCGCCGCTCAGCCCTGTTTTCCGGGCTCCGGCCACTGAAGTCAATCGCGGTTTTCTAAAGATACCGGTGGGCACGCCACTGAACAGCGCCCAGCGTTCCATCATCATGGCAACGCTGGAGCATTATGCGGGCGACAAACGGCGCACCGCGCTGGCCCTGGGGATCAGCCCGAAAACGCTTTATAACCGCCTTGAGCAGTTTCGAAAGTCGGCCGGTCCGGCCGAGCTGGCTTGA
- a CDS encoding sigma-54-dependent transcriptional regulator — MPHLLIVDDEPAVRELIAEIAGDDGYTVAHAGDIRQARIQIDRQKPDVVLLDMQLPDGDGMEFWKELALGDTQVVFITGFSSVDSAIEALRCGAVDYLLKPVSLRRLRGVLSELKEMLTRQPEPGAQNCFTKMIGNSRAMQLLCAHIEKVAPTQATVLLVGESGTGKELAAEAIHLASPRHKQPFMPINCGAISPNLIESELFGHEKGSFTGADRQHKGYFERARGGTLFLDEITEMSMELQVRLLRVLETGRFMRVGTHEETVADVRVIAATNRNPEQAVSNGTLREDLYHRLSVFPLELPPLREREDDILLLAEHFLRHLNEEGRTQKAFSPEALKAMREYTWPGNIRELRNYVYRSYILADDVIKGDFNSFELESRSPGWGSEILVPVGVPLADANRQLILATLKQCGGVKKTAAEMLGISLKTLYNRLEEYGATDDIDQPSSTLR; from the coding sequence ATGCCGCATCTATTGATCGTAGACGATGAGCCAGCCGTGCGCGAGTTGATCGCTGAGATTGCAGGCGATGATGGCTATACCGTTGCCCACGCAGGCGACATACGCCAGGCCCGCATTCAGATTGATCGTCAAAAGCCGGATGTGGTTTTGCTTGATATGCAGTTGCCCGATGGCGACGGCATGGAGTTCTGGAAAGAGCTCGCGCTGGGCGACACGCAAGTCGTATTCATTACTGGGTTTTCCAGTGTGGACAGCGCCATCGAAGCTCTGCGTTGCGGCGCTGTCGATTATCTGCTCAAGCCGGTCAGTCTGCGGCGATTGCGCGGCGTCTTGAGCGAACTCAAAGAGATGCTGACGCGTCAGCCCGAGCCGGGCGCGCAGAACTGCTTTACCAAAATGATAGGCAATTCGCGCGCCATGCAGTTGCTGTGTGCGCATATCGAGAAAGTAGCCCCCACTCAGGCCACCGTGTTGTTGGTGGGCGAGAGCGGCACGGGCAAAGAGCTGGCTGCCGAAGCCATTCATCTGGCCAGCCCCCGGCACAAGCAGCCCTTCATGCCCATCAACTGCGGCGCGATCTCGCCCAACCTTATCGAGAGCGAGCTCTTCGGCCACGAGAAGGGCAGCTTCACAGGGGCCGATCGACAACATAAAGGTTACTTCGAGCGCGCGCGGGGCGGCACGCTGTTCCTCGACGAAATCACAGAAATGTCCATGGAGCTGCAGGTCCGTCTGTTGCGTGTACTCGAGACCGGACGATTCATGCGGGTTGGCACGCACGAAGAGACCGTTGCCGATGTGCGCGTCATCGCGGCAACCAATCGCAATCCCGAACAGGCGGTCAGCAACGGTACCTTGCGCGAAGACCTCTACCATCGCCTTAGTGTTTTCCCGCTGGAATTACCACCCTTGCGCGAGCGCGAAGACGACATCCTGCTGCTTGCCGAGCACTTCCTTCGGCATCTGAACGAAGAGGGACGCACACAGAAGGCGTTTTCGCCCGAGGCCTTGAAGGCCATGCGCGAATACACATGGCCGGGCAACATACGCGAACTTCGCAATTATGTTTACCGCAGCTACATTCTTGCCGACGATGTTATCAAAGGCGACTTCAACTCCTTCGAGTTGGAAAGCCGTTCGCCAGGCTGGGGCTCGGAAATCCTCGTTCCAGTGGGGGTGCCTTTGGCCGACGCCAACCGGCAACTGATACTCGCCACCTTGAAGCAGTGCGGCGGGGTCAAGAAGACGGCCGCCGAAATGTTGGGCATCAGTCTCAAGACCCTGTACAACCGGCTTGAAGAATACGGCGCCACCGACGACATAGACCAGCCGTCCTCCACGCTGCGCTAA
- a CDS encoding glycosyltransferase family 2 protein: MLPVPRLALGRIIMVEGKATIVVLTYNRREQALSTLECLSQLPGGWPIIVVDNGSSDGTANAIRARYPAVMLIRMRRNLGAAARNIGVAYAHTPYVAFCDDDTQWEPGALERAVTLLDQAPTVAALSANVQVGPDRRPDPTCQLMAESPLPSAGLPGPRLMGFMAGACVMRTRAFSDVGGYWPPFFIGGEETLMALDLTEQGWDIVYAAQVVTRHFPSVIRDTISRQRLLLRNAIWVAWLRRPVVSACRISLRQLGRARLNGALFKVLGASLVGMPRVLRRRRVISPATEHLCRLMERAETLSALKLFAPAECEGGRDAASMQR; the protein is encoded by the coding sequence ATGCTGCCTGTGCCCAGGTTGGCACTGGGGCGTATCATCATGGTCGAAGGCAAGGCGACAATAGTCGTACTGACATATAACCGGCGCGAGCAGGCGCTAAGCACTTTGGAGTGCTTGAGCCAGTTGCCCGGCGGGTGGCCCATCATCGTGGTCGACAATGGCTCGTCCGATGGGACAGCCAACGCCATCCGAGCGCGCTACCCCGCCGTTATGTTGATACGGATGCGCCGCAATCTTGGCGCGGCGGCCCGTAATATCGGCGTGGCATACGCGCACACCCCTTACGTGGCATTTTGCGACGACGACACGCAGTGGGAACCCGGCGCGCTTGAGCGTGCAGTAACGTTACTCGACCAGGCGCCCACCGTGGCGGCGCTCAGCGCCAATGTTCAGGTCGGTCCGGATCGCCGTCCGGATCCCACTTGCCAATTGATGGCAGAAAGTCCCTTGCCGTCGGCCGGCTTGCCAGGTCCCCGTTTGATGGGCTTCATGGCCGGCGCCTGTGTCATGCGTACCAGAGCATTTTCCGATGTTGGCGGGTACTGGCCGCCTTTTTTCATTGGCGGTGAAGAGACGCTAATGGCGCTGGATCTCACGGAGCAAGGCTGGGACATTGTCTATGCAGCGCAAGTGGTGACACGCCATTTTCCTTCTGTCATTCGGGACACTATTTCGCGTCAGCGCTTGCTCTTGCGCAACGCCATTTGGGTCGCGTGGCTGCGCCGCCCTGTCGTCTCGGCATGCCGTATCAGCCTGCGACAGTTGGGGCGCGCGCGCTTGAATGGTGCACTGTTCAAGGTGCTGGGCGCCTCGCTGGTCGGGATGCCGCGTGTACTGCGGCGTCGGCGAGTGATCTCGCCGGCCACGGAGCATCTGTGTCGACTTATGGAGCGGGCCGAGACCCTTAGTGCGCTTAAGCTCTTTGCTCCGGCCGAGTGCGAGGGCGGGCGAGACGCCGCTTCGATGCAGCGTTAA